The following is a genomic window from Myxococcus xanthus.
ATGGCGATGTTGTCGCCCGGCATCACCATTTCGACGTTCTCCGGCAGCTTCACCGAGCCCGTCACGTCCGTGGTGCGGAAGTAGAACTGCGGGCGGTAGCCCTTGAAGAACGGGGTGTGACGACCGCCCTCTTCCTTCGACAGCACGTAGATCTGCGCCTTGAACTTGGTGTGCGGGGTGATGCTGCCCGGCTTGGCCAGCACCTGGCCGCGCTCCATGTCCTCGCGCTTCAGGCCGCGCACCAGCGCGCCGATGTTGTCGCCCGCCATGCCCTGGTCCAGCAGCTTGCGGAACATCTCCACGCCCGTGACGACCGTCTTCTGCGTCGGGCGCAGACCAACGACTTCCACTTCCTCGCCGACCTTGATGATACCGCGCTCGACGCGGCCCGTGGCCACCGTGCCGCGGCCGGAGATGGAGAACACGTCCTCCACCGGCATCAGGAAGGGCTTGTCCGTCGCGCGCTGCGGCGTCGGGATGTAGCTGTCCACCGCCTCCATCAGCTTCAGGATGGCCGGCTCGCCGATGTCGCTGGTGTCACCCTCCAGCGCCTTGAGCGCCGAGCCCGGGATGATGGGGATGTCATCGCCAGGGAACTCGTACTTCTTCAGCAGGTCGCGGACTTCCATCTCCACGAGCTCGCGCAGCTCGGGGTCGTCCAGCATGTCCACCTTGTTCAGG
Proteins encoded in this region:
- the tuf gene encoding elongation factor Tu, with product KFERNKPHVNIGTIGHVDHGKTSLTAAITKVLAKTGGATFLAYDLIDKAPEERERGITISTSHVEYQTSNRHYAHVDCPGHADYVKNMITGAAQMDGAILVVSAADGPMPQTREHILLARQVGVPYIVVFLNKVDMLDDPELRELVEMEVRDLLKKYEFPGDDIPIIPGSALKALEGDTSDIGEPAILKLMEAVDSYIPTPQRATDKPFLMPVEDVFSISGRGTVATGRVERGIIKVGEEVEVVGLRPTQKTVVTGVEMFRKLLDQGMAGDNIGALVRGLKREDMERGQVLAKPGSITPHTKFKAQIYVLSKEEGGRHTPFFKGYRPQFYFRTTDVTGSVKLPENVEMVMPGDNIA